Proteins from a single region of Gemmatimonadaceae bacterium:
- a CDS encoding dihydroorotase, translated as MKEAARPLLLRGGRVLDPAQSVDEITDLLIIDGRIESMGRISGDPDGAEIVDCAGCIVSPGFIDVHCHLREPGREDVETIASGARAAAAGGFTAVCAMPNTDPVTDNQAAVGFIIRQAQRAGAARVHVIGAISVGQRGETLAEFGEMIAAGAVAMSDDGRPVVSAQLMRTALEYARTFGVPVIDHCEEPTLANGGSMNEGMVSARLGLKGIPAEAEEIMVIRDILLARRTGGHVHLAHMSTHGSVELIRWGKDRGINVTAEVCPHHISLTEDRILSYDTNAKMNPPLRTARDVEALREAVKDGTIDMIATDHAPHHYDEKEREFANAPNGIVGLETALAVSVTNLVDTGHIDFATLVDRMSCAPARLFGLPGGSLARGVPADVTVFDPGMNWRVEASEFVTKGRNTPFGGVNLSGRAVCTIVGGSIVHRLADNAGAAGLSRVAGRERPE; from the coding sequence ATGAAGGAGGCAGCCAGGCCCCTGTTGCTGCGCGGAGGACGTGTCCTCGACCCGGCGCAAAGCGTCGATGAAATAACCGACCTGTTGATCATTGATGGCAGGATCGAGAGCATGGGCCGGATCAGCGGAGATCCGGATGGTGCAGAAATAGTTGACTGTGCGGGGTGTATTGTCTCCCCTGGATTCATCGACGTGCATTGCCATCTGCGTGAGCCGGGCAGAGAAGACGTCGAGACCATCGCCAGCGGCGCCCGCGCGGCAGCAGCGGGCGGATTCACCGCTGTCTGCGCGATGCCGAACACCGATCCGGTTACCGACAATCAGGCCGCGGTCGGCTTCATCATCCGGCAGGCCCAGCGTGCCGGTGCGGCTCGCGTCCATGTGATCGGCGCGATTTCAGTGGGCCAGCGAGGCGAAACACTCGCCGAATTCGGCGAAATGATTGCGGCTGGCGCGGTGGCGATGAGCGATGACGGGCGTCCGGTCGTTTCTGCGCAACTCATGCGGACAGCGCTGGAGTACGCTCGTACCTTCGGCGTTCCTGTAATCGATCACTGCGAAGAGCCCACACTTGCGAACGGCGGATCGATGAACGAGGGAATGGTATCCGCACGACTCGGCCTCAAGGGCATTCCTGCCGAAGCGGAGGAGATCATGGTGATTCGCGACATCCTTCTTGCCAGGCGTACGGGGGGCCACGTTCACCTCGCCCACATGAGCACACATGGTTCGGTGGAACTCATTCGCTGGGGAAAGGATCGCGGAATCAACGTCACGGCCGAGGTCTGCCCGCATCATATCTCGCTGACCGAAGACCGGATTTTGTCCTACGATACCAATGCCAAGATGAATCCGCCACTTCGCACCGCCAGGGATGTCGAGGCGCTCCGGGAAGCCGTAAAGGATGGCACGATCGACATGATCGCCACTGATCACGCGCCGCACCATTACGACGAAAAGGAGCGGGAGTTCGCGAACGCCCCCAATGGCATTGTCGGTCTCGAGACTGCGCTGGCCGTGTCGGTTACGAATCTTGTCGACACGGGCCACATAGATTTCGCGACGCTGGTGGACAGGATGTCCTGTGCGCCGGCCCGGCTGTTCGGGCTCCCCGGCGGGTCTCTTGCGAGAGGAGTGCCGGCCGACGTCACGGTATTCGATCCCGGAATGAATTGGCGGGTAGAAGCTTCTGAGTTCGTGACGAAGGGCCGGAATACGCCTTTTGGAGGGGTGAATCTCTCCGGGCGCGCGGTATGCACTATCGTCGGTGGATCGATCGTTCACAGGTTGGCGGACAATGCCGGCGCGGCGGGGCTTAGTCGTGTCGCAGGGAGAGAGAGGCCAGAATGA
- a CDS encoding aspartate carbamoyltransferase catalytic subunit, whose amino-acid sequence MTSALGKDLLGLEFLSSEQIRLILDTAEPFKEISERAIKKVPALRGSTIVNLFFESSTRTRISFEFAEKRLSADTVNVAASGSSVQKGETLVDTARNLEAMRIDMVVIRHGASGAAQFLADRIESNVINAGDGTHEHPTQGLLDMLTLRDHFGDLAGKKICICGDVLHSRVARSNIWGLQKLGAEVAVCGPRSLLPNAIEKFGVTVFERIEDAIGWADALNILRLQLERMTAGYVPSSREYNRVFGVTRERLERAPRDVLILHPGPMNRGVEIDSDVADGPQSVILNQVTNGVAIRMAVLYLLAGGKPELAEAAKGGGR is encoded by the coding sequence GCGAACAGATCCGCCTGATTCTGGATACTGCGGAGCCATTCAAGGAAATCAGTGAGCGGGCGATCAAGAAAGTGCCCGCGCTTCGTGGCTCGACGATCGTAAATCTGTTTTTCGAAAGTTCGACTCGCACCCGGATATCGTTCGAGTTCGCGGAGAAACGGCTGTCGGCTGATACTGTGAACGTTGCGGCTTCGGGATCGAGCGTGCAGAAAGGCGAGACGCTCGTCGATACGGCTCGCAATCTGGAGGCAATGCGCATCGACATGGTGGTGATCCGGCACGGGGCCTCTGGTGCCGCGCAATTTCTTGCCGACCGAATCGAGTCCAACGTCATCAATGCAGGCGATGGCACTCATGAGCATCCTACGCAGGGGCTACTCGATATGCTCACCCTTCGCGACCATTTCGGTGATCTGGCTGGAAAGAAGATCTGCATTTGCGGGGACGTGCTCCATTCCAGGGTCGCCCGATCCAATATCTGGGGATTGCAGAAGCTCGGCGCTGAAGTTGCGGTGTGCGGCCCGAGGTCGTTGTTGCCAAACGCGATCGAAAAGTTCGGAGTGACGGTGTTCGAGCGCATCGAGGACGCAATCGGATGGGCGGACGCGCTGAACATCCTCCGTCTCCAGCTCGAACGCATGACTGCGGGCTACGTCCCGTCGAGTCGCGAGTACAACAGAGTATTTGGTGTGACGCGCGAGCGGCTCGAACGTGCCCCGCGCGACGTGCTAATACTGCATCCGGGCCCGATGAACCGGGGCGTGGAAATAGACTCGGATGTTGCCGATGGACCGCAGAGCGTCATTCTGAACCAGGTTACCAACGGAGTGGCAATCCGCATGGCTGTGCTGTATCTGCTTGCCGGTGGCAAGCCAGAGCTTGCGGAAGCGGCGAAGGGAGGCGGGAGATGA